Proteins from one Legionella adelaidensis genomic window:
- a CDS encoding DUF5617 domain-containing protein, which yields MPILYFDGNVSVNSFKGQAAAAGLDPKKLVFIFPGNSTHHAPSKTTLFSVKSGSGLAQAARQIGEAGFPTLSLPTTSMEQWSSNETQKAFVEGALADLYRALGAGYSLFLPVREHMNSQYFNQGLAFIDGAVEPNFWGGIQAQPNKKLAAYYIAELDRLHNFIDALEQKDTAHLQNNRFYAYFLEGQKLKSEDFKVSGKLTHKTPPAASENTPDLQPRATHPPAILNQSQSENRTHRQDTETNTKAPYEPYLKLWNTKSTPLLSARELLNDYTKGNSCVKRFFYGHWNRHHVAEIAKIVDQIDKGDIRSAADLMDALNAIVPGNPKGSFARRREFTEQRFIDCKVLPPTYKPLAERKMPAESPSIKI from the coding sequence ATGCCTATTCTCTATTTTGATGGTAACGTTAGTGTTAACTCTTTTAAAGGACAAGCGGCAGCAGCAGGACTCGATCCGAAAAAGCTTGTTTTTATTTTTCCAGGCAACTCTACACATCATGCCCCCTCAAAAACTACCCTGTTTTCGGTAAAATCTGGCTCGGGCTTAGCACAAGCAGCCCGCCAAATAGGAGAAGCAGGCTTTCCAACACTGAGCTTACCCACTACTTCCATGGAGCAATGGAGTAGCAATGAGACACAAAAAGCATTTGTAGAAGGTGCCTTGGCTGATTTATACAGGGCGCTTGGGGCAGGTTATAGCTTGTTTTTGCCGGTTAGAGAGCATATGAATAGCCAGTATTTTAACCAAGGTCTGGCGTTTATTGATGGGGCAGTTGAACCAAACTTTTGGGGGGGCATACAAGCCCAGCCGAACAAGAAGTTAGCTGCGTATTATATTGCGGAATTAGATAGATTACATAATTTTATCGACGCATTGGAGCAAAAAGATACCGCTCATTTACAAAACAATCGTTTTTATGCCTATTTTTTGGAAGGACAAAAATTAAAAAGTGAGGATTTCAAGGTTTCGGGAAAATTAACCCACAAAACTCCTCCCGCTGCAAGTGAAAACACCCCAGACCTTCAACCACGCGCCACTCATCCACCGGCTATCTTAAATCAATCGCAATCGGAAAATAGAACACATCGCCAAGACACAGAAACGAATACCAAAGCACCCTATGAGCCCTATTTAAAATTGTGGAATACCAAGTCCACGCCTCTACTTAGCGCGCGAGAATTATTAAACGATTATACCAAGGGAAATTCATGCGTAAAACGCTTTTTTTATGGACATTGGAATCGTCATCATGTAGCGGAAATAGCCAAAATTGTTGACCAGATTGATAAAGGGGACATACGTTCTGCCGCTGATTTGATGGATGCACTTAATGCGATTGTACCAGGTAATCCAAAGGGTTCTTTTGCAAGAAGAAGAGAATTTACTGAACAGCGTTTTATAGACTGCAAGGTGTTACCTCCTACTTACAAGCCATTAGCCGAAAGGAAAATGCCTGCAGAATCTCCCAGTATAAAAATATAG
- a CDS encoding M1 family metallopeptidase, translating to MNSIKNDVHSYSNSAEVVIKHLDLNVEVDFAKKIIAGKAKYRIENLNNAREIIFDSNNLTIEKITLDEKETPAQFHLGPTDKHLGQALHVGIQPQTQYLTIYYQTNPNAAALLWLDPEQTAGKEHPFLFTQSEAILARSWIPVQDSPGIRITYEATVKVPPSLLALMSAKNPQVKNDSGIYHFTMERPIPPYLLALAVGDIQFKAIGPRTGVYAEPSVVNKATYELEDMENMLTNAEKLYGPYAWERYDVLVLPPSFPFGGMENPRLTFATPTILVGDRSLVSLIAHELAHSWSGNLVTNATWNDFWLNEGFTVYFERRIMEEQEGKDYSDMLEELGYYDLVDALKEVKPQFTSLKTNLTGYDPDEGLTRIPYEKGYFLLRFIEEQVGRESFDSFLNQYFQEFAFQTVTTEQFLSYLQNNLVINPSLLEKINSWIYEPGMPKEIIFTSSQRFAKVKENLKRFEQGTPATDLAVNPWSTQEWEYFIHHLPSTLTLEEMSELDKAFNFTQSGNIKITSAWFSHVIQHHYTNAYEAIAYFLQNVGRRHYVLQVYKALAATPEGKAWALEIYKKARVNYHSVTRNSVDKVLGYIA from the coding sequence ATGAATTCAATAAAAAATGATGTCCACTCTTACTCCAATTCAGCAGAAGTGGTAATTAAACATTTAGATTTAAATGTGGAAGTAGATTTTGCAAAGAAAATTATTGCTGGTAAAGCAAAGTACCGAATTGAGAATTTAAATAATGCCAGGGAAATTATTTTTGACTCGAATAACCTAACCATTGAAAAAATAACCTTGGATGAAAAAGAGACTCCTGCGCAGTTTCACTTAGGCCCTACCGACAAGCACCTGGGACAAGCCTTACATGTGGGGATTCAACCTCAAACGCAATACCTCACTATTTACTATCAAACAAATCCAAACGCGGCCGCTTTGCTATGGCTTGATCCGGAACAAACAGCCGGCAAAGAACATCCTTTTCTTTTTACCCAGTCAGAGGCAATCTTGGCGAGGTCATGGATACCTGTTCAAGATAGTCCTGGAATACGCATTACTTACGAAGCAACGGTTAAGGTACCCCCTTCTTTATTAGCCCTCATGAGCGCAAAAAATCCACAAGTAAAAAATGATAGCGGTATTTATCATTTCACCATGGAACGACCTATTCCCCCTTACCTATTAGCGCTTGCAGTAGGAGACATACAATTTAAAGCAATTGGCCCAAGAACGGGAGTTTATGCAGAGCCTTCTGTCGTTAATAAAGCGACTTATGAGTTGGAAGACATGGAGAATATGTTAACCAATGCGGAAAAGCTATATGGTCCTTACGCCTGGGAACGTTATGATGTTCTCGTTCTTCCTCCTTCTTTCCCTTTCGGAGGGATGGAAAATCCCCGTTTAACTTTTGCAACGCCGACCATTTTAGTCGGCGATCGTTCTCTGGTTAGTCTTATAGCCCACGAGCTGGCACATTCATGGAGTGGTAACTTAGTCACGAATGCAACGTGGAATGATTTTTGGTTAAACGAAGGATTTACTGTTTATTTTGAACGCCGGATTATGGAAGAGCAAGAAGGAAAGGATTATAGCGATATGCTTGAGGAGCTCGGCTATTATGATTTAGTCGATGCATTAAAAGAAGTAAAACCCCAATTTACTTCATTAAAGACAAATTTAACCGGTTATGACCCTGATGAAGGCCTCACCCGCATACCCTACGAAAAAGGATATTTTCTTCTTCGCTTTATTGAAGAACAGGTAGGGAGAGAGTCTTTTGATTCTTTCTTAAATCAATACTTTCAAGAATTTGCTTTTCAAACAGTTACTACAGAACAATTCCTTTCTTATTTACAAAATAATTTAGTGATTAATCCTTCTTTATTAGAGAAGATTAACTCCTGGATTTACGAACCCGGTATGCCCAAAGAGATAATCTTTACCTCTTCACAACGCTTTGCAAAAGTAAAAGAAAACCTTAAACGATTTGAGCAAGGAACCCCAGCTACAGATCTTGCCGTTAACCCTTGGAGTACCCAGGAGTGGGAGTATTTTATCCATCATTTACCCAGCACTCTAACTCTTGAAGAAATGAGCGAATTAGATAAGGCGTTTAATTTTACGCAATCAGGAAATATTAAAATTACTTCGGCTTGGTTTTCGCATGTGATTCAACATCACTATACAAATGCCTACGAGGCAATAGCCTATTTTTTACAAAACGTAGGTAGGCGACACTATGTGTTACAAGTGTATAAAGCCTTGGCCGCTACTCCCGAAGGGAAAGCCTGGGCTTTAGAAATATACAAAAAAGCGCGAGTCAATTACCACTCGGTAACCAGAAACAGCGTGGACAAAGTCTTGGGTTATATTGCTTAA
- a CDS encoding excisionase family DNA-binding protein: MLSPHNFELSIPSKHDREIAKTSVNAIEKAHLDMKKAKLLIQDMQVELPLSAVKLLLEALGQLAQGNALTMIPRHAALTTQEAADLLNVSRPYFIKLLDSGQIPFSRTGNRRKVLAKDLFKFKDESSKKQNHAIDELVKQAQDFGMDYDE; the protein is encoded by the coding sequence ATGCTATCACCACATAACTTTGAGCTAAGTATCCCTAGCAAACATGATAGAGAAATTGCAAAAACATCTGTAAATGCCATTGAAAAAGCTCATTTAGATATGAAAAAAGCCAAGCTATTAATACAGGATATGCAAGTTGAGCTACCGTTGTCAGCTGTGAAACTTCTGCTAGAAGCCCTAGGACAGCTTGCTCAAGGGAATGCTCTTACAATGATCCCGCGACATGCCGCCTTGACAACGCAAGAAGCAGCAGATTTACTCAATGTCTCAAGACCATATTTCATAAAGCTTCTCGACTCAGGACAAATTCCATTTTCAAGAACTGGTAACAGAAGAAAAGTTTTGGCGAAAGATTTATTTAAGTTCAAAGATGAAAGCAGCAAAAAACAAAATCATGCTATTGATGAGCTGGTGAAGCAAGCTCAAGATTTTGGAATGGACTACGATGAATGA
- a CDS encoding PIN domain-containing protein gives MTKFTALYDACVLYPPSMRDLLIQLAVDGLHRAKWSEKIHSEWIRNALINNPHLNIETLTKTKELINNAVLDCLVEDFHELEASLNLPDENDKHVLAAAIVSHSDVIVTYNLKDFPRGSLEKYGIEAQHPDIFLLHLLELNQHIVIKSIQAIYKKA, from the coding sequence ATGACAAAATTCACTGCGCTTTATGATGCTTGCGTGTTATATCCTCCATCAATGAGGGACTTATTGATTCAACTGGCTGTAGATGGTTTGCATAGAGCCAAATGGTCTGAAAAAATCCATAGTGAATGGATAAGGAACGCGTTGATTAATAACCCCCATCTTAATATTGAGACATTAACTAAAACAAAAGAATTGATAAATAATGCAGTATTAGATTGTCTTGTTGAAGATTTTCATGAATTAGAAGCTTCCCTAAACTTACCAGACGAAAATGACAAACATGTTCTTGCAGCAGCAATTGTTTCCCACTCGGATGTAATTGTTACTTATAATCTAAAAGATTTCCCTAGAGGATCATTAGAAAAATATGGAATTGAGGCCCAACATCCTGATATTTTCCTTTTGCATTTGCTGGAATTAAATCAGCATATAGTTATAAAGTCGATTCAGGCAATTTATAAGAAGGCTTAA
- a CDS encoding type I polyketide synthase, producing the protein MAGPKKHLFADTVKKLFEEQASKYPTALALRDSNTEYSYLELNEKANQVAHYLKGESVEKGDFVALLLEPGSEFILFIIAIIKLDAVYIPIDTHAPKSRLKDILQDANPSLLITNESFERQLAGIETQILLPRVIFQESKTFQKNNLNSDISTMDPVNMIYTSGSTGRPKGVIIPHQAVINIAFTENTIQIGPGEKMAQFSSVAFDGSTYEIWTSLLNGATLCIIPSDAKFNHTKFRKILLEFEIAYLFLPTSYLHQLIISAPHTLDTIHTILFGGEQISVDLITKFIHYRKTLKRDITLINGYGPTETTCYVIRQVIDTRHSYDNLYLESIGRPVANTKAYILDEELNEVPEGELYISGANLALGYHNCDLQNNEKFILNPFSNIPSHTKLYKTGDKVTLLSSGDLLYLGRYDDQVKIGGFRIHLNEIESALIQHPQISMASVNVELTGDHHKTLTAYLIFSKTNTIIKAEEIRDFIKQILPVYMLPAKYVKVEKFPLTLIGKVDKSKLEKIPHIDLSIHIDSSSESTIEEKIKEVWKRLLNRTVIDTNKNLFELGANSLLIAEACTRINNEIESEIHIGDILAHPTIHKLSRYIEGDAVFVTPKQRRKEYNTDIAIVGMACRFPGTHSVEEYWENLCEGRESLTRFSQDVLQDENSNYVPVKGILSDIEYFDAHFFGFNPMEASLADPQQRLLLECSWHALEHANIAPSKVSDKTISVFAGISDSSYLQENILKNKLVSSETDVLHQRISTSTSMLSTQISYRLNLRGRSVNVNTACSTGLIAVDHACQDLIHGYSDVALAGAASIVVPQHKGYLYQAGSIVSPDGHCKPFSDSANGTVFSNGVGVVVLKRLKDAIEDRDTIYAVIKGRGINNDGGEKLGFTAPSTSGQINCIRSALEEAQINAEEIGYLEAHGTATALGDIVEIDALKTAYKEHTIKTQYCALGSVKANIGHTDVVAGIAGLIKTALCLYHKQIPPLLHFKKANPDLALEDSPFFVNKTLSNWNNGIKKRYAGISSFGVGGTNAHMILSEYDNHFSEISPAKDEILIISAKSEQALKEHAYNLANYLSKAKGSASNLGNIAYSLQVGREDFPWRTFAVGNNIDSLIRGFQQRKPVFFEESTQHSIVFMFPGQGSQYFKMAMELYDAIPSFAAYLDKGFSIAKSCLNRDLLDIICDPSQEEIHLTQYSQPSLFIIEYALSKLLIDYGIKPNALIGHSLGEYVAACLAEVFTFEEGITLICKRGLLMSLAPKGAMLAIECAEEDVIHFKKTMSIELALHNAPSHCVVSGDIESIKSLEKHLIACKKSYQRLQVSHAFHSRFMEEIKDSFLELLSKIPLSAPSIPIISNVTGDWLPSEKAMDPNYWYAHLRQTVKLCDGFKTILKDKHPIFIEVGLGHSLSNFIKNIITFYGFNNKPYVGNALPNRNKGSSDLYQLFTILGALWEQGLPIQWEKIHNTQPARTPLPPYPFQRQKYWIEPDTFKQNDNKLYKQAWFQKPSYEDHLSSELIQSHSWIIFKEPSDISTTLIEVLTQYGAHIIIVELGDSYESLPENHYKINPEEKDHYFKLIDSIKDNIKAPYFVHLFSLTANQSQFLEPTVINNFLALGFYSLLYLSQAFLEALGDNCPLKGLVLTKGTQRITGMELSIPVNACIHGACQVISKEYPSLEFRSIDLEMSKASSPTSISFLVKYLTDSWGTYYTGIALRNNICWKLTYQPITDSSEKNPFKDGGVYLITGGIGDMALSLCGTIAMHAKNPKLILLSRSPVIEEETWGEIIKEAEHPYYQKILSLQKLKNAGALIYWHQIDITLSEAVESIVEYYKQKFGLINGLLHTAGTAGGGIIPLKTKAMTEQIFLPKIHGTYSLAKAFKNHQLDFVVLMSSLVSLLGEPGQIDYAAANAGLNAFAITELFQSNKVISINWNTWKDLGMAVKNINAISFINRGNDISSAQGQELFFKILKSGYSHVVVSNYDLEEHELVLKQFQENKLSSITKTSRNLFSVTNDYSAPQNTEEKQLATIWQNVLGIEAIGIDDDFFSMGGHSLNALQAIDKTNRLFKSSLSVQQLYKHPTIRAFSLLLNKHKTESVDIIVPLKPQNSNPPFLFVCHPASGMIYCFNTLCSQLSHPISVFGMQDPSITGGELLFDSIHEMAETYLASIKKIQPKGPYYLMGYSFGGNLVYEMAKLLRDENEKIQLLALIDSWCIFSKDHKDELRFKTLFQKTNQHFSDQLISLAWDRMQLLMDHVPSSMNQEMILFKATELMDEYKTIDHPTNGWSRYNKGLITCHTINATHETILNDINSSYILDILNKKGVFES; encoded by the coding sequence ATGGCAGGACCTAAAAAACACCTATTTGCTGATACGGTAAAAAAGTTATTTGAAGAGCAAGCTAGTAAATATCCTACGGCATTAGCCCTCAGAGATAGTAATACTGAATATAGCTATTTGGAACTCAATGAAAAAGCAAATCAAGTAGCGCACTACCTAAAAGGCGAATCAGTAGAAAAAGGAGATTTTGTAGCGCTCTTACTAGAGCCTGGGTCTGAATTTATTCTTTTCATAATAGCGATTATAAAACTGGATGCTGTTTATATCCCCATTGATACACATGCACCTAAATCCCGTTTAAAAGATATATTACAAGATGCTAATCCAAGCCTACTTATTACAAACGAATCGTTTGAACGTCAACTAGCCGGGATTGAAACTCAAATACTTCTTCCTAGGGTAATTTTTCAAGAATCAAAAACTTTTCAAAAAAATAATTTAAATTCCGATATCTCTACCATGGATCCAGTAAATATGATTTATACATCTGGTTCCACGGGTCGCCCTAAAGGGGTTATTATCCCTCATCAAGCAGTAATTAATATTGCTTTTACTGAAAACACCATACAAATTGGGCCAGGCGAGAAAATGGCCCAGTTTAGTAGCGTGGCATTTGATGGAAGCACTTATGAAATATGGACCTCTCTTTTAAATGGCGCTACTTTATGCATTATTCCTAGTGATGCCAAGTTTAATCACACCAAATTTAGAAAAATATTATTAGAATTTGAAATAGCTTATTTATTTTTACCCACGAGCTATCTACACCAGCTAATAATATCAGCGCCTCATACGCTAGACACAATACACACTATTTTATTTGGCGGGGAACAAATCAGTGTTGATCTGATTACTAAGTTTATTCATTATCGAAAAACTCTAAAACGCGACATAACCCTTATAAATGGTTATGGGCCTACTGAAACCACTTGTTATGTTATTAGACAGGTAATTGATACGCGGCATAGTTATGACAACTTATACTTGGAAAGTATTGGTCGTCCAGTAGCCAACACCAAGGCTTATATTCTAGATGAAGAATTAAACGAAGTACCCGAAGGGGAGCTTTACATTAGCGGCGCTAATCTAGCACTTGGATACCATAATTGCGATCTTCAAAATAATGAAAAGTTCATTTTAAATCCTTTCTCTAATATCCCCTCTCATACAAAACTTTATAAAACAGGGGACAAAGTAACATTACTATCTTCAGGTGACTTGCTATACCTAGGTAGGTACGATGATCAAGTGAAAATTGGGGGTTTTAGAATACACTTAAATGAGATTGAGTCGGCCCTCATCCAACACCCGCAAATAAGTATGGCCTCAGTAAATGTTGAATTAACAGGCGATCATCATAAAACACTAACCGCCTATCTGATTTTCTCAAAGACCAATACCATAATAAAGGCGGAAGAAATTCGGGATTTTATTAAACAAATTCTTCCTGTTTATATGCTTCCTGCAAAATACGTTAAAGTAGAAAAATTTCCATTAACTCTCATTGGTAAAGTAGATAAATCTAAACTTGAAAAGATACCCCACATTGACCTCTCGATTCATATTGACTCCTCTTCTGAGAGCACTATTGAAGAAAAAATTAAAGAAGTTTGGAAGCGTTTATTAAACCGAACTGTAATCGATACCAATAAAAACTTATTTGAATTAGGAGCAAATTCACTTCTTATAGCAGAAGCCTGTACCCGCATTAATAATGAAATAGAATCTGAAATACATATTGGCGATATTCTTGCTCATCCAACCATTCACAAATTAAGTCGTTACATTGAAGGCGATGCTGTATTCGTCACTCCTAAACAAAGACGTAAAGAATATAATACAGATATCGCCATAGTAGGTATGGCTTGCCGTTTTCCTGGAACCCATAGTGTGGAGGAATATTGGGAGAATTTATGTGAAGGAAGGGAATCTCTAACTCGATTCAGTCAAGATGTATTACAGGATGAAAACTCTAATTACGTACCGGTAAAAGGTATTCTGTCCGACATAGAATATTTTGATGCCCATTTTTTTGGATTTAATCCAATGGAGGCAAGCCTTGCTGATCCTCAACAAAGACTACTATTAGAGTGCTCTTGGCACGCATTAGAACATGCAAATATCGCACCCAGTAAAGTCTCGGATAAAACCATTAGTGTATTTGCTGGTATCAGCGATAGTTCGTATTTGCAAGAAAACATCTTAAAAAATAAATTAGTTAGTTCAGAAACCGATGTGTTGCATCAACGTATTTCCACCAGTACCAGTATGTTGAGTACGCAAATTTCCTATCGATTAAATCTTCGTGGTCGAAGTGTTAACGTAAATACCGCATGCTCCACAGGATTAATAGCCGTTGACCATGCATGCCAAGACTTAATTCATGGATATAGTGATGTGGCTTTAGCGGGCGCTGCTTCCATTGTCGTTCCGCAACACAAGGGCTATTTATATCAAGCAGGAAGTATTGTTTCACCCGATGGACATTGTAAGCCTTTTTCAGATAGTGCGAATGGAACAGTATTTTCAAATGGGGTGGGCGTTGTTGTTTTAAAACGACTAAAAGACGCGATTGAAGATAGGGATACTATTTACGCCGTCATTAAAGGGCGGGGCATAAATAATGATGGCGGGGAAAAACTAGGCTTTACAGCACCTAGTACCAGTGGTCAAATTAATTGTATACGTAGTGCCTTAGAGGAGGCTCAAATAAATGCGGAAGAAATTGGGTATCTTGAAGCGCATGGAACGGCCACCGCTTTAGGTGATATTGTAGAAATTGACGCATTAAAAACCGCCTATAAAGAGCACACCATTAAAACCCAATATTGTGCACTTGGCTCTGTAAAAGCCAATATAGGGCATACAGATGTGGTGGCAGGGATAGCAGGCTTAATTAAAACAGCGCTATGCCTATATCATAAACAGATACCCCCCTTGCTGCATTTTAAAAAAGCAAATCCCGATTTAGCTTTGGAAGACAGTCCCTTTTTTGTTAATAAAACTCTTTCTAATTGGAACAATGGTATAAAAAAACGCTATGCCGGTATTAGTTCTTTTGGCGTTGGAGGCACAAATGCCCATATGATACTAAGTGAATACGATAACCATTTTTCAGAAATTTCACCCGCGAAAGACGAAATACTGATTATCTCCGCTAAAAGTGAACAGGCCTTAAAAGAACATGCCTATAACTTAGCTAATTATTTATCTAAAGCAAAAGGAAGTGCCTCAAATCTTGGAAATATCGCTTATTCTCTGCAAGTAGGACGTGAAGATTTCCCCTGGCGAACTTTTGCAGTAGGCAACAACATCGATAGCTTAATTCGAGGATTCCAACAACGAAAACCGGTTTTTTTTGAAGAAAGCACTCAACACAGCATTGTCTTTATGTTTCCAGGGCAAGGTAGCCAATATTTTAAAATGGCGATGGAATTATATGATGCTATTCCTAGTTTTGCGGCTTATCTAGATAAAGGGTTCTCTATCGCAAAATCTTGTTTAAACCGTGACTTACTAGACATTATATGTGATCCGAGCCAAGAAGAAATTCATTTAACACAATATTCTCAGCCTTCTCTTTTTATTATTGAATATGCCCTCTCTAAATTATTAATTGATTATGGGATTAAACCCAATGCTCTAATAGGACATAGTCTTGGCGAATATGTTGCAGCTTGTCTTGCTGAAGTGTTCACCTTTGAAGAAGGTATCACTTTAATATGCAAACGAGGACTTCTAATGTCTTTGGCGCCTAAAGGGGCAATGCTTGCTATAGAATGTGCTGAAGAAGACGTTATTCATTTTAAAAAAACAATGTCCATAGAATTAGCTTTACATAATGCTCCATCTCATTGTGTAGTATCAGGGGATATTGAATCAATTAAGTCTTTGGAAAAGCATTTAATTGCTTGTAAAAAATCCTACCAAAGATTACAAGTCAGCCATGCTTTTCATAGCCGTTTTATGGAAGAAATAAAAGACTCGTTCCTAGAGCTGCTGTCTAAAATCCCTTTATCAGCTCCTTCAATTCCTATCATTTCCAATGTTACTGGAGATTGGCTGCCTTCTGAAAAAGCAATGGATCCTAACTATTGGTATGCGCATTTGCGCCAAACAGTAAAATTATGCGATGGATTTAAAACCATATTGAAAGATAAGCATCCGATTTTTATTGAAGTCGGATTAGGGCACAGTTTAAGTAATTTTATAAAAAATATAATAACTTTTTATGGTTTTAATAATAAACCATATGTAGGAAATGCATTGCCTAATCGCAATAAAGGCTCCAGTGATTTATATCAATTATTTACCATACTAGGCGCATTATGGGAGCAAGGCCTTCCTATTCAATGGGAAAAAATTCATAACACGCAACCTGCGCGTACACCACTACCCCCCTACCCTTTTCAAAGGCAAAAATATTGGATAGAACCCGATACATTCAAACAAAACGATAATAAGTTATATAAGCAAGCATGGTTTCAAAAACCAAGCTATGAGGACCATTTAAGTTCAGAACTTATTCAAAGTCACAGCTGGATTATTTTTAAAGAACCATCCGATATTAGTACCACTCTTATTGAGGTACTCACACAATATGGTGCACATATTATTATAGTCGAGCTCGGTGATAGTTATGAATCCTTACCTGAGAATCATTATAAAATAAATCCTGAAGAGAAAGACCATTATTTTAAATTGATAGACTCTATTAAAGACAACATAAAAGCACCGTATTTTGTTCATCTATTTTCTTTAACTGCCAATCAGAGCCAATTCCTTGAACCAACGGTGATTAATAACTTTCTTGCTTTAGGCTTTTATAGTCTTTTATATCTGTCGCAAGCATTTCTAGAGGCATTAGGAGACAATTGTCCATTAAAAGGATTAGTTTTAACAAAAGGTACGCAAAGAATAACTGGAATGGAATTAAGCATTCCTGTAAATGCATGTATTCATGGGGCATGCCAAGTAATCAGCAAAGAGTATCCCTCCCTTGAGTTTCGTTCAATCGATTTAGAGATGAGTAAAGCGTCCTCTCCTACCAGTATTTCCTTTTTAGTAAAATACTTAACCGACTCATGGGGTACTTACTATACGGGAATTGCATTAAGAAACAATATCTGCTGGAAATTAACTTATCAACCAATTACGGACAGCTCTGAAAAAAATCCATTTAAGGATGGGGGAGTTTATCTTATTACCGGTGGAATAGGAGATATGGCCCTTTCTCTTTGTGGCACTATTGCAATGCATGCAAAAAATCCAAAATTGATTTTACTTTCAAGATCCCCAGTTATCGAAGAAGAAACTTGGGGAGAAATAATAAAAGAAGCTGAGCATCCGTATTATCAAAAAATTCTTTCTTTGCAGAAATTAAAAAATGCGGGGGCTTTAATTTACTGGCATCAAATTGATATTACGCTTTCTGAAGCCGTGGAATCTATAGTGGAGTATTACAAGCAAAAATTTGGGCTTATAAATGGCTTACTCCACACCGCCGGGACAGCCGGCGGGGGGATTATTCCCTTAAAAACCAAAGCTATGACAGAACAAATCTTCTTACCCAAAATTCATGGTACATACAGTCTCGCAAAAGCTTTTAAAAATCACCAACTGGACTTTGTAGTTTTAATGTCTTCCCTTGTTTCTCTTTTAGGAGAGCCTGGGCAAATAGATTATGCAGCAGCAAACGCAGGATTAAATGCTTTTGCAATCACAGAGCTATTTCAATCAAATAAGGTGATAAGTATTAATTGGAATACTTGGAAAGATTTAGGGATGGCTGTAAAAAATATAAATGCGATAAGCTTCATAAACCGAGGTAACGATATCTCCTCAGCACAAGGTCAAGAGTTATTCTTCAAGATATTAAAAAGTGGTTACTCTCACGTAGTTGTCTCAAATTATGATTTGGAAGAGCACGAACTCGTACTAAAACAGTTTCAAGAAAACAAGTTATCCTCCATTACCAAAACTTCACGCAATTTGTTCTCAGTTACAAATGACTATTCAGCTCCTCAAAATACGGAAGAGAAGCAATTGGCTACAATTTGGCAGAATGTTTTGGGAATAGAGGCCATAGGGATTGATGATGATTTTTTCAGTATGGGCGGACACTCGTTAAATGCATTACAAGCGATCGATAAAACTAACAGACTATTTAAGAGCTCTCTCTCAGTCCAGCAATTATATAAACATCCCACAATTCGCGCATTTAGTCTTCTTCTGAATAAACATAAAACGGAAAGTGTAGATATTATCGTTCCCCTGAAACCCCAAAACTCAAACCCACCCTTCCTTTTTGTTTGTCACCCAGCCAGCGGCATGATTTATTGCTTCAACACGTTGTGTTCTCAACTTTCACACCCTATATCAGTTTTTGGAATGCAAGACCCGAGCATAACAGGCGGTGAATTACTGTTTGATAGTATTCATGAAATGGCAGAAACCTATCTAGCATCTATCAAAAAAATTCAACCGAAAGGCCCTTATTATTTAATGGGGTATTCTTTTGGAGGGAATCTAGTCTATGAAATGGCAAAGTTACTAAGAGATGAAAACGAAAAGATCCAATTATTAGCACTTATTGATAGCTGGTGCATTTTTTCAAAAGACCATAAAGATGAGCTTCGTTTTAAAACATTATTTCAAAAAACTAATCAACACTTTTCAGACCAACTAATTTCGCTTGCCTGGGACAGAATGCAATTATTAATGGACCATGTACCTTCTAGTATGAATCAAGAAATGATCTTGTTTAAAGCCACGGAATTGATGGATGAGTATAAAACTATCGATCATCCAACAAATGGTTGGTCTCGATATAACAAAGGCCTTATTACTTGTCATACAATAAATGCCACTCATGAAACAATCTTAAATGATATAAATAGTTCTTATATTTTAGATATACTTAATAAAAAAGGAGTTTTTGAATCATAG